In one window of Poriferisphaera corsica DNA:
- a CDS encoding alpha-ketoacid dehydrogenase subunit beta, which produces MRNIQYREALREAMQEEMRTDDRIFLMGEEVAEYNGAYKVSQGMVEEFGARRIVDSPISETGFAGLGVGAAMYGLRPIIEFMSWSFCLVAADQIINNAPKMLYMSGGQFGCPAVFRGNNGAGGQLGSTHSWCVESMFSSVPGLKLAVPSTPRDAKGMLKAAIRDEDPVFYLESERMLGLGARGDKDFSRYLANGKWAPPSYEEDDNFVIEFGKADIKKPGADCTIVTAGRPVHFALDAAEELEKEGIDVEVIDVRTYRPLDIETIVNSVRKTNYCVVVDQSWPFASVASEIASQVYERCFDDLDNSIIRVNNDDVPAPYNRTMEQEMLPNARKIAEAVRSVTYNS; this is translated from the coding sequence ATGCGAAACATTCAATACAGAGAAGCTTTACGCGAAGCAATGCAGGAAGAAATGCGCACAGATGATCGCATCTTCCTCATGGGTGAAGAAGTCGCCGAATACAACGGCGCCTATAAAGTCTCACAAGGCATGGTCGAAGAGTTCGGCGCTCGCCGCATCGTCGACTCGCCCATCTCCGAAACCGGCTTCGCCGGCCTCGGCGTCGGCGCCGCCATGTACGGCCTCCGCCCCATCATCGAGTTTATGTCTTGGTCATTCTGCCTCGTCGCAGCCGACCAGATCATCAACAACGCGCCCAAAATGCTCTACATGTCCGGCGGACAATTCGGCTGCCCCGCAGTTTTCCGCGGTAACAACGGCGCAGGCGGACAGCTCGGCTCAACCCATTCATGGTGTGTCGAATCCATGTTCTCCTCCGTCCCCGGCCTCAAGCTCGCTGTTCCCTCAACACCACGCGACGCTAAAGGTATGCTCAAAGCAGCAATTAGAGATGAAGACCCAGTCTTCTATCTTGAGTCAGAACGCATGCTCGGCTTGGGTGCTCGTGGTGACAAAGACTTCTCACGTTATTTGGCGAATGGGAAATGGGCGCCGCCGAGTTATGAGGAAGATGACAACTTTGTCATCGAGTTTGGCAAAGCAGACATCAAGAAGCCGGGTGCGGATTGCACGATCGTCACGGCTGGCCGTCCGGTTCACTTCGCGCTTGATGCGGCGGAAGAGCTGGAAAAAGAAGGCATTGACGTTGAAGTGATTGATGTGCGTACTTACCGTCCGCTGGATATCGAGACGATTGTAAACTCAGTGCGTAAGACGAATTACTGTGTTGTGGTTGATCAGTCGTGGCCGTTCGCGAGTGTCGCATCAGAGATTGCGTCACAGGTTTACGAGCGCTGCTTTGATGATCTAGACAACTCGATCATCCGCGTGAACAACGATGATGTGCCGGCTCCGTACAACCGTACGATGGAACAAGAGATGCTGCCAAACGCTCGCAAGATCGCTGAAGCAGTGCGCAGCGTGACGTACAATTCTTGA
- a CDS encoding thiamine pyrophosphate-dependent enzyme: protein MTETNLVETNSETTFMGSAAQDKAEVDTTSSQLSNDKLIEMLKSMMQIRRFEERTMQSYMQQKIGGFCHIYIGQEAVAVGSIGATKPDDPIVGAYRDHGLALARGMDPKYAMAEMFGKITGCAKGKGGSMHFFDKEHHMYGGHAIVGGQCPLGAGLAFAIQYEKKDNVVLCYFGDGAVNQGAFHEAFNLASIWNLPVIFVLENNSYSMGTHINRGTAMANDLRAKAEAYGMRYAECDGLDVLDVYTTFKREIDRTRNAANPQWERGIIPDYKREGAPVGPCFMNVKTYRYKGHSMSDPQKYRAKEEVEAKQELDPINRLVNHLIDNNIATQDQIDEFDKAAKAEAQAAVKFANESPEMPIEELFTDIYVNPYGPYKKGGLPQMLQGKDLE, encoded by the coding sequence ATGACCGAAACGAATCTCGTCGAAACTAATAGTGAGACCACGTTTATGGGTTCAGCAGCACAGGATAAAGCAGAAGTGGATACAACATCTTCTCAGCTCTCCAACGATAAGCTGATCGAAATGCTCAAATCGATGATGCAAATCCGCCGCTTCGAAGAGCGGACCATGCAATCGTACATGCAGCAAAAAATCGGTGGCTTCTGCCATATCTACATCGGACAGGAAGCCGTCGCCGTCGGCTCCATCGGAGCCACCAAGCCAGACGATCCCATCGTCGGTGCCTACCGCGACCACGGCCTCGCCCTCGCTCGCGGCATGGATCCCAAATACGCCATGGCCGAAATGTTCGGCAAAATCACCGGATGCGCCAAAGGCAAAGGCGGATCCATGCACTTCTTCGACAAAGAACACCACATGTACGGCGGACACGCCATCGTCGGCGGGCAATGCCCTCTCGGCGCAGGCCTAGCCTTCGCCATCCAGTACGAAAAGAAAGACAACGTCGTACTCTGCTACTTCGGCGACGGTGCCGTCAATCAGGGTGCCTTCCATGAAGCGTTCAACCTCGCTTCCATCTGGAACCTCCCCGTCATCTTCGTACTCGAAAACAACTCATACTCCATGGGCACCCACATCAACCGCGGCACCGCCATGGCAAACGACCTCCGTGCCAAAGCCGAAGCCTACGGCATGCGCTACGCCGAATGTGACGGACTCGACGTACTCGACGTCTACACAACCTTCAAACGCGAAATCGACAGAACACGCAACGCAGCCAACCCGCAATGGGAACGTGGCATCATCCCCGACTACAAACGCGAAGGCGCTCCCGTCGGCCCATGCTTCATGAACGTCAAAACCTACCGATACAAAGGCCACTCCATGAGTGACCCCCAAAAGTATCGCGCCAAAGAAGAAGTCGAGGCTAAGCAGGAGTTAGACCCTATCAACCGCCTCGTCAATCACCTCATCGACAATAACATCGCCACTCAGGATCAGATCGACGAATTCGACAAAGCCGCCAAAGCTGAAGCCCAGGCCGCCGTCAAATTCGCCAACGAATCTCCTGAAATGCCGATCGAGGAACTCTTCACCGACATCTACGTCAACCCCTACGGCCCCTACAAAAAAGGCGGCCTCCCTCAAATGCTCCAAGGCAAAGACCTCGAGTAG
- a CDS encoding PEP-CTERM sorting domain-containing protein (PEP-CTERM proteins occur, often in large numbers, in the proteomes of bacteria that also encode an exosortase, a predicted intramembrane cysteine proteinase. The presence of a PEP-CTERM domain at a protein's C-terminus predicts cleavage within the sorting domain, followed by covalent anchoring to some some component of the (usually Gram-negative) cell surface. Many PEP-CTERM proteins exhibit an unusual sequence composition that includes large numbers of potential glycosylation sites. Expression of one such protein has been shown restore the ability of a bacterium to form floc, a type of biofilm.): MKLIKTILPCAITALALTATSHAAPLVILHPDAAQHPNVAVAIQGIEVDGITYTANFNPRSSSFVNKFNNIWDPNGDTDYSDGITGLAPVFFDNEQGAYTAADQIETALSNFLMTHDEIVTDSFIIPFAHRTSDAHVRVLFDTDPDNLITDDVQLFNLGKTGSLDTQHVWVTFTPVPEPTSFALLSLTALPLITRRKRNA, from the coding sequence ATGAAATTGATCAAGACAATCTTGCCCTGCGCCATCACCGCGCTCGCCCTCACCGCAACTTCCCACGCCGCACCACTCGTCATCCTCCACCCAGATGCAGCCCAACATCCAAATGTCGCTGTCGCAATCCAAGGCATCGAAGTTGATGGCATCACATACACCGCAAACTTCAACCCCCGCTCCAGCTCATTCGTCAACAAATTCAACAACATCTGGGACCCCAACGGCGACACCGACTACTCCGACGGCATCACCGGACTCGCCCCCGTCTTCTTCGACAACGAACAAGGCGCATACACCGCTGCAGATCAAATCGAAACAGCCCTCAGCAACTTCCTCATGACACACGACGAAATCGTCACCGATAGCTTCATCATCCCCTTCGCTCACCGCACGAGTGACGCACACGTTCGAGTCCTATTCGATACAGACCCAGACAACCTCATCACTGACGACGTCCAGCTATTCAACCTCGGCAAAACCGGAAGCCTCGACACCCAACACGTCTGGGTTACCTTCACCCCAGTCCCAGAACCCACTTCCTTCGCCCTCCTCTCCCTCACTGCCCTACCCCTCATCACCCGCCGTAAACGCAACGCATAA
- the bamA gene encoding outer membrane protein assembly factor BamA has product MSGFREQDATEFAISLYCAENKSLKASRLFVLVVVLLLAPLAVLVIGGGVLHAQGIEMEHRPIAEIDVNGLRLVPKQLILNSIRSAPGEPYSGELVDEDIKRIVHLGRFSNVVAEVSLTDRGAVRLVFNVVEEPLLADVQVVGNKAIGDAELLMLVGLMPGDPADQFLIDRGQQQIMKAYEDKGFFVAHVEVDDEQLEDSGILIFKVREGPHVRIRGFKFEGNTVYPDRLVSTKIKSKAYFPIFRKGELNRSQLEIDAKEIQQFYKNGGYLDAEVGRRIDLSPNEQDAVVVFVIKEGRQYLVKNIEVQGVTLFVKRQVMSSIDLVSGEVYTERRRENSQKWLEELFGKLGYLNTRVDVEALFNDDTPDVDVLVNVYEGKPTKVGKVIVTGNDTTQSRVILRQLRGMDPGKPFDRGGVELTQKRLEGSPLFSEGVVSILGDVDDEYRDVLVEVKEGETGSFGFGAGISSNNGVLGQVNLTQRNFDITDIPDSMGEFLSGRAFRGAGQYFSLNLQPGNETSEYSVDFREPYFFETDYFFNINGRFFTREREDWNEQRLGGTIGIGQRFGDVWSGQVTARAEQVQITDISAGSPVDVFDVEGENFIDTLGFTLSRSTTDSYIFPSRGSSFNLTFDQFGTFGGDFNFTRVRARFSTYFTLDEDFLGRKSVLSFRTDIGNIFGGEDIAPTFERFYAGGFRSFRGFRFRGVGPRGRRRAVDGGGMTNDPVGGNFIWLVSAQYQVPVWDKFLSAVVFTDQGTVQQTAGIDQWRASVGAGIRFSVPFLSQAPFAVDFGIPLLKQDGDETQLVAFDIAIPLQ; this is encoded by the coding sequence ATGAGTGGATTCCGTGAGCAGGACGCGACGGAGTTTGCGATTAGCTTGTATTGCGCGGAGAACAAAAGTTTGAAGGCATCCCGTCTCTTTGTATTGGTTGTTGTTTTATTGTTAGCTCCGCTTGCGGTGTTGGTGATCGGTGGTGGTGTGCTGCATGCTCAGGGCATTGAGATGGAGCATCGGCCGATTGCAGAGATTGATGTAAATGGTTTGCGGCTGGTACCGAAGCAGTTGATATTGAATTCGATTCGTAGTGCGCCGGGCGAGCCGTATTCGGGTGAGCTGGTGGATGAGGATATCAAGCGGATTGTTCACTTGGGTCGGTTTTCAAATGTTGTGGCAGAGGTGTCGTTGACGGATCGTGGTGCGGTGCGTTTGGTGTTTAATGTGGTGGAGGAGCCGCTGCTTGCGGATGTGCAGGTGGTGGGGAATAAGGCGATTGGTGATGCGGAGTTGTTGATGTTGGTGGGATTGATGCCGGGTGATCCTGCGGATCAGTTTTTGATTGACCGTGGTCAGCAGCAGATTATGAAGGCGTATGAGGACAAGGGATTTTTTGTTGCTCATGTTGAGGTGGATGATGAACAGTTGGAAGATTCGGGGATATTGATTTTCAAGGTGAGGGAGGGGCCACACGTTCGGATTCGCGGGTTTAAGTTTGAGGGGAATACGGTTTATCCGGATAGGTTGGTGAGTACGAAGATTAAGTCGAAGGCATACTTCCCGATTTTCAGGAAGGGTGAATTGAATCGTTCGCAGTTGGAGATTGACGCGAAAGAGATTCAGCAGTTTTATAAGAATGGTGGATATTTGGATGCTGAGGTTGGCAGGCGGATTGACTTGTCGCCGAACGAACAGGACGCGGTAGTTGTGTTTGTGATTAAGGAGGGGCGTCAGTATCTGGTGAAGAATATTGAGGTGCAGGGTGTGACGTTGTTTGTGAAGCGTCAGGTGATGAGTTCGATCGATTTAGTTTCGGGTGAGGTTTATACGGAACGTCGTCGTGAAAACTCGCAGAAGTGGTTGGAAGAGTTGTTTGGTAAGTTGGGATATTTGAATACGCGTGTTGATGTTGAGGCTTTATTTAACGATGACACGCCGGATGTTGATGTGTTGGTGAATGTGTATGAAGGGAAGCCAACGAAGGTGGGTAAGGTGATTGTGACGGGGAATGATACGACGCAGAGTCGTGTGATTTTGCGGCAATTGCGTGGGATGGATCCGGGCAAGCCGTTTGATCGTGGTGGTGTTGAATTGACACAGAAGCGATTGGAGGGGTCGCCGCTGTTTAGTGAAGGCGTGGTTTCGATTCTGGGTGATGTTGATGATGAGTATCGTGATGTGTTGGTTGAAGTGAAAGAAGGGGAGACGGGGTCGTTTGGATTTGGTGCGGGTATTTCGTCGAACAACGGTGTGTTGGGTCAGGTGAATCTGACGCAGCGTAATTTTGATATTACGGATATACCGGACTCGATGGGTGAGTTTTTGTCGGGGCGTGCATTCCGCGGTGCGGGTCAGTATTTTTCGCTGAACTTGCAGCCGGGTAATGAGACGAGTGAATATTCGGTTGACTTTAGAGAGCCGTATTTCTTTGAGACGGATTACTTTTTCAATATCAATGGCCGGTTCTTTACACGTGAGCGTGAGGATTGGAACGAGCAACGCTTGGGTGGAACGATTGGGATTGGTCAGCGGTTTGGTGATGTGTGGTCAGGTCAGGTGACAGCAAGAGCAGAGCAGGTACAGATCACGGATATTTCAGCGGGATCGCCTGTGGATGTGTTTGATGTTGAGGGAGAGAACTTTATCGATACGTTGGGCTTCACATTGAGTCGGAGCACGACGGATTCATATATTTTCCCATCGAGGGGCTCGAGCTTTAATTTGACGTTTGATCAGTTTGGTACGTTTGGTGGTGATTTCAACTTTACACGTGTTAGAGCTAGGTTCTCGACGTACTTCACATTGGATGAGGACTTCTTGGGAAGGAAGTCGGTGTTGAGCTTCCGTACGGATATTGGCAACATTTTTGGTGGCGAAGATATCGCGCCGACGTTTGAACGGTTTTATGCGGGTGGGTTTAGAAGCTTTAGAGGGTTTAGATTCCGTGGTGTTGGGCCGCGTGGTCGAAGACGAGCTGTTGATGGTGGTGGTATGACGAATGACCCGGTGGGCGGGAACTTTATCTGGTTGGTGAGTGCTCAGTACCAGGTGCCGGTTTGGGACAAGTTCTTGTCGGCTGTTGTGTTTACTGACCAGGGAACTGTGCAGCAGACAGCGGGGATCGATCAGTGGCGAGCATCGGTGGGTGCGGGGATTCGGTTTAGTGTGCCGTTCCTGTCACAAGCGCCATTTGCGGTGGATTTTGGGATACCGTTGCTGAAACAGGATGGGGATGAGACGCAATTGGTGGCGTTTGATATCGCGATCCCATTGCAATGA
- a CDS encoding OmpH family outer membrane protein, with translation MTKRKLIVLSAAFTLLFVAFAGAGAASKMLAQPTAVAVVDISKVMQGLKARLQLEADMKKAQEDFMKEMEGMKQELIELRDELELLEGTQGYDAKRASAEEKAFNMQAKDQFKRQMLEREAIVSMEMLYRKVVTAVDRVATANGYEIVVARESMDTMGTPKNLQELQGQMMTRKVLYAADTVDLTTSVIQTMNNDFDVAR, from the coding sequence ATGACCAAACGTAAGCTGATTGTATTGAGTGCTGCTTTTACCCTGTTGTTTGTGGCGTTTGCTGGCGCGGGTGCTGCGAGCAAGATGCTGGCGCAGCCAACGGCTGTGGCAGTCGTGGACATTTCGAAGGTGATGCAGGGGCTGAAAGCACGCTTGCAGCTTGAAGCGGACATGAAGAAGGCTCAAGAAGACTTCATGAAGGAAATGGAAGGCATGAAGCAAGAGTTGATCGAGCTTCGTGATGAGCTTGAGCTGCTTGAAGGAACGCAGGGGTATGATGCGAAGCGTGCATCGGCTGAAGAAAAGGCTTTTAATATGCAGGCGAAGGATCAGTTCAAGCGTCAGATGCTTGAGCGTGAAGCGATTGTGAGCATGGAAATGCTGTATCGCAAGGTTGTGACAGCGGTTGACCGCGTTGCGACAGCGAACGGTTATGAGATTGTGGTTGCGAGAGAATCAATGGATACGATGGGTACGCCGAAGAATCTGCAGGAGCTTCAGGGCCAGATGATGACCCGTAAAGTGCTTTATGCTGCGGATACGGTTGACCTGACGACGTCGGTGATTCAGACGATGAACAACGACTTTGACGTGGCCCGCTAA
- the lpxD gene encoding UDP-3-O-(3-hydroxymyristoyl)glucosamine N-acyltransferase, giving the protein MTLTVNEIATMVGGELVGDGEIVVESLEELEIAGAGQMTFIGSDEYAKKWASSGASAALVNESLEVEVGEGRALVFVENADLAMGQVLGEYAPKPVVVKRGVHATAVVDETAKIGQNVAIGAQCYVGPNVVVGDNTMLHPRVTVLDDVVVGQDCELWSGAVIRERCTVGDRCIIHPNAVIGGDGFGYRVGQGERGPELVKIPQIGIVEIQDDCEIGCNATIDRAKFSKTVVGAGTKIDNQVQIGHNVRIGQMCAISGATGIAGSVDIGNGVTMGGMCAIKDHISIGDGVTLGGGSQVIGNVPTGATWVGAPARDYRDAVKEYTMIRKMPDLYKQFRKLLK; this is encoded by the coding sequence TTGACACTGACGGTAAACGAGATAGCGACGATGGTGGGCGGGGAACTTGTGGGTGATGGTGAGATTGTGGTTGAGTCGCTGGAAGAGTTGGAGATTGCGGGAGCGGGGCAGATGACGTTTATCGGTAGCGATGAGTATGCGAAGAAATGGGCCAGCTCGGGTGCGAGTGCGGCGCTTGTGAATGAGAGTTTAGAGGTTGAGGTCGGCGAAGGTCGGGCGCTGGTGTTTGTAGAGAATGCGGACTTGGCGATGGGTCAGGTGCTGGGGGAGTATGCACCGAAGCCGGTGGTTGTGAAGCGGGGTGTACATGCGACGGCGGTGGTGGATGAGACTGCAAAAATAGGTCAAAACGTGGCCATTGGTGCGCAATGTTATGTTGGGCCGAATGTTGTTGTTGGTGATAATACGATGCTGCACCCAAGGGTTACGGTGTTGGATGATGTGGTGGTGGGACAGGATTGTGAGCTGTGGAGCGGCGCGGTTATTCGCGAACGCTGCACGGTTGGTGATCGATGCATCATTCATCCCAATGCGGTGATCGGTGGTGATGGGTTTGGTTACCGAGTAGGGCAAGGCGAGCGCGGGCCTGAATTGGTGAAGATCCCGCAGATTGGGATCGTTGAGATTCAGGATGACTGTGAGATTGGTTGTAACGCGACGATCGACCGAGCGAAGTTCAGCAAGACCGTGGTCGGTGCTGGGACGAAGATTGATAACCAGGTGCAGATCGGTCACAACGTGCGGATTGGTCAGATGTGTGCGATTTCAGGGGCGACGGGGATTGCAGGGTCGGTGGATATCGGCAATGGCGTGACGATGGGCGGGATGTGTGCGATTAAGGATCACATCAGCATTGGGGATGGGGTGACGCTGGGGGGCGGTTCGCAGGTGATTGGGAACGTGCCGACGGGGGCAACATGGGTGGGAGCGCCGGCTCGAGATTACAGGGATGCGGTGAAGGAATACACGATGATTCGCAAGATGCCGGACCTGTATAAGCAGTTCCGTAAGTTGCTGAAGTAG
- the lpxC gene encoding UDP-3-O-acyl-N-acetylglucosamine deacetylase: MKAQQTIAKEITLDGNGLFGGQPVSMTMKPAPANHGVVFVRTDLGGAEIAALVSNVVKRPRRTALRSGEASVEVTEHCLSAVAAAGVDNLRIEIDAIELPAMDGSSLPFYEAIMEAGVVGQDVGRRMLKVYEPIVVRQGEATIAALPADEGESHLTYQLDYANVPIIGAQVSTFEMHGENYGELIAPARTFVLEHEAQLMRSQGIGSHLSEDEVLVIGNEGPLGTNEFRFTDEPVRHKMLDLIGDLFLTGAQIEGRIVAHKSGHALNQLMAKRLLEQYRANEHRQIALKNTAMDIRQINRMLPHRYPMLMVDRILEMDSDRRVVGVKNVTINEPFFQGHFPGTPMMPGVLIVEALAQLSGVLVGQSLEHAGKLAVLLSLDRVKIRRPVTPGDQLILEAEAVKIRARVAHMRCRAYVSEDLAAEAELKFMLVDDDQD; the protein is encoded by the coding sequence GTGAAAGCCCAACAGACGATCGCAAAAGAAATCACGCTTGACGGTAATGGACTCTTTGGGGGCCAACCGGTGAGTATGACGATGAAGCCTGCCCCAGCGAATCACGGGGTAGTTTTTGTACGTACGGATTTGGGGGGTGCGGAGATTGCGGCATTGGTGAGCAATGTCGTGAAGCGTCCGCGTCGTACGGCGCTGAGGAGTGGTGAGGCGTCGGTTGAGGTGACGGAGCATTGCTTGAGTGCGGTTGCTGCGGCGGGGGTTGATAACTTACGGATAGAGATCGATGCGATTGAGTTGCCTGCGATGGACGGGAGTTCACTTCCGTTTTATGAGGCGATCATGGAAGCGGGGGTTGTGGGGCAGGATGTTGGGCGGCGGATGTTGAAGGTGTATGAGCCGATTGTGGTGAGACAGGGTGAGGCGACGATCGCGGCGTTGCCGGCGGATGAGGGTGAATCGCATCTGACATATCAGTTGGATTACGCAAACGTGCCGATTATTGGGGCGCAGGTATCGACGTTTGAGATGCATGGTGAAAATTATGGCGAGTTGATTGCACCGGCGAGGACGTTTGTGCTGGAGCATGAGGCGCAGTTGATGCGGTCGCAGGGGATTGGATCACACTTGTCTGAGGATGAGGTGTTGGTGATTGGGAATGAGGGGCCGTTGGGGACGAACGAATTTCGATTTACTGATGAGCCGGTGCGTCACAAGATGCTGGATCTGATAGGTGACCTGTTTTTGACGGGTGCTCAGATTGAGGGTCGGATTGTTGCGCATAAGTCGGGTCATGCATTGAATCAGCTCATGGCTAAGCGCCTATTAGAGCAGTATCGTGCGAATGAGCACAGGCAGATTGCGTTGAAGAATACGGCGATGGATATTCGCCAGATAAACCGTATGTTGCCGCATCGTTATCCGATGCTGATGGTTGATCGGATATTGGAGATGGATTCGGATCGTCGTGTTGTTGGTGTGAAGAATGTGACGATTAATGAGCCGTTTTTCCAGGGTCATTTTCCTGGGACGCCGATGATGCCGGGTGTGTTGATCGTGGAAGCGTTGGCGCAGCTGTCGGGTGTGTTGGTTGGCCAATCGCTTGAACATGCAGGTAAGTTGGCGGTTTTGCTGTCGTTGGATCGCGTGAAGATCAGGCGGCCGGTCACGCCAGGTGATCAGTTGATATTGGAAGCTGAAGCTGTGAAGATCCGAGCACGGGTTGCGCATATGCGTTGTCGCGCGTATGTGAGTGAGGATTTGGCTGCTGAGGCTGAATTGAAATTCATGTTGGTCGATGATGACCAGGATTAA